From one Gracilibacillus salinarum genomic stretch:
- the rsfS gene encoding ribosome silencing factor yields the protein MDSKQLADQVAKACDDKRAEDIVIMDMKNVSLIADYFLICQGTNERQVQAIAREVKDFAQEEEIEVKRLEGFDQARWVLVDLGDVVCHIFHRDERQYYNLEKLWGDAPQLEVKL from the coding sequence ATGGATAGTAAACAATTAGCGGATCAAGTAGCAAAAGCATGCGATGACAAAAGAGCTGAAGACATCGTTATTATGGACATGAAAAATGTGTCGCTAATCGCTGATTATTTTTTAATTTGTCAAGGGACGAATGAACGTCAGGTGCAGGCCATTGCTCGTGAGGTTAAAGATTTTGCGCAAGAAGAAGAAATTGAAGTAAAGCGATTGGAAGGTTTTGATCAAGCAAGATGGGTACTTGTTGATCTTGGTGATGTAGTATGCCATATTTTCCATCGTGATGAACGCCAATATTACAATTTAGAGAAATTGTGGGGAGATGCTCCGCAGCTTGAAGTGAAATTGTAA
- the yqeK gene encoding bis(5'-nucleosyl)-tetraphosphatase (symmetrical) YqeK: MNRAEALKLVEKQLTKKRYEHTVRVMETALNLAEHYQVDRQKVELAAIFHDYAKYRHPEEMKRWIIKEKLPHDLLEYHQELWHGPVGSIMIDREVGISDPEIQSAIYWHTTGKRNMTLMEKIIFIADYVEPGRDFAGVEEVRGLVFDNIDRACWLAARNTIQFLMGKEQPIYPDTFQLYNEKIGRNMNG; the protein is encoded by the coding sequence ATGAACAGAGCAGAAGCATTAAAATTAGTAGAAAAACAATTAACAAAAAAAAGGTACGAGCACACAGTTCGCGTGATGGAAACAGCATTGAACTTAGCAGAACATTATCAGGTTGATCGTCAAAAAGTGGAACTAGCTGCTATCTTCCATGATTATGCTAAATACCGTCACCCAGAAGAAATGAAAAGATGGATTATAAAAGAAAAACTGCCTCATGATTTGTTAGAATACCATCAGGAATTATGGCATGGTCCAGTAGGATCGATCATGATCGATCGTGAGGTGGGTATCTCGGATCCTGAAATACAAAGTGCTATTTATTGGCATACTACTGGTAAACGGAACATGACTTTAATGGAGAAGATCATTTTTATTGCAGATTATGTAGAGCCCGGAAGAGACTTCGCAGGTGTTGAAGAAGTCAGAGGTTTAGTGTTTGATAATATCGACAGGGCATGCTGGTTAGCAGCCAGGAATACGATACAGTTTTTAATGGGAAAAGAACAACCGATTTATCCTGATACATTTCAATTATATAATGAAAAAATAGGGAGGAACATGAATGGATAG
- a CDS encoding nicotinate-nucleotide adenylyltransferase, with translation MKRIGLFGGTFDPPHYGHLLMAEHAYQQMELDEVWFIPSFKPPHKEEANTTAKDRVEMTRIAIQDHPAFSVHTIEVDREEKSYTVHTIKLLQEQYPDVQFYFIIGGDMVEYLPNWYRINELMELVPFIGVKRPGYTLDSIYNVEEVEMPLIEISSTLIRDRLQSGESVRYLTSPEVIAMINKYQLYS, from the coding sequence ATGAAACGAATTGGTTTATTCGGCGGCACCTTTGATCCGCCGCATTATGGTCATTTACTCATGGCGGAGCACGCTTATCAACAGATGGAATTAGACGAGGTCTGGTTTATTCCATCTTTTAAGCCGCCACACAAAGAAGAAGCAAATACGACAGCAAAAGATAGAGTGGAAATGACACGTATTGCCATTCAAGATCATCCCGCTTTTTCTGTTCACACGATTGAAGTAGACAGAGAAGAAAAATCTTATACGGTTCATACCATCAAACTACTTCAAGAACAGTATCCGGACGTACAATTTTACTTTATTATTGGCGGGGATATGGTGGAATATTTACCTAATTGGTACCGAATTAATGAATTAATGGAGTTAGTTCCTTTTATTGGCGTAAAGCGTCCTGGTTATACGTTGGATTCGATTTACAACGTAGAGGAAGTGGAAATGCCATTAATTGAAATTTCCTCTACACTGATTCGTGATCGGCTTCAGTCTGGTGAGTCTGTAAGGTATCTGACCTCACCGGAAGTTATTGCAATGATTAATAAATATCAATTATATTCATAA
- the yhbY gene encoding ribosome assembly RNA-binding protein YhbY, whose translation MNLTGKQKRFLRAEAHHLNPIFQVGKDGVNENMIKQISEALEKRELIKVSILQNCMEDKNDVADALADGAEAFVVQLIGNTIVLYKESQENKQITLP comes from the coding sequence TTGAATTTAACTGGAAAACAAAAACGCTTTTTACGAGCGGAAGCGCATCATCTGAACCCGATTTTTCAAGTGGGCAAAGATGGTGTTAACGAAAATATGATCAAACAGATTAGTGAAGCATTGGAAAAGAGAGAATTAATTAAAGTATCCATTTTACAAAACTGTATGGAAGATAAAAACGATGTAGCAGACGCACTTGCTGATGGTGCTGAGGCATTTGTTGTGCAACTTATTGGTAACACCATCGTATTATATAAAGAATCACAAGAAAACAAACAAATTACTTTACCTTAA
- the aroE gene encoding shikimate dehydrogenase, translating into MRYKLGLIGHPIGHSLSPWIHKHFLDLAGLDGEYKLYEGDHQQLPNVLKYLKQEGIDGFNVTVPYKQMIVDFLDEIDEDARILGAVNTVVLQNGKWKGYSTDGAGYIRSLTDPFPNLLNKNTSVLLLGAGGAARGIYRALIQEEIGRVDIANRSVVKAEQLIASMRFPGVDTQVLTFQEAEEYLGHYDLIIQTTSVGMKPHVDQQVLSLENLSADTVVSDIVYQPIMTQLLQDASDRGASIHHGHAMLLYQGQLAFEKWTGQSLEIHHLVDELEKKLRGENS; encoded by the coding sequence TTGCGCTATAAATTAGGATTAATTGGTCATCCAATTGGACATTCGCTATCTCCATGGATTCACAAACATTTCTTGGATTTAGCAGGATTAGATGGGGAATATAAATTATATGAGGGAGATCATCAGCAGCTTCCGAATGTCCTAAAGTATTTAAAACAGGAAGGAATCGATGGTTTTAATGTAACTGTTCCTTATAAACAGATGATCGTCGATTTTTTGGATGAAATAGATGAGGATGCAAGAATTCTCGGTGCTGTCAATACAGTAGTATTACAAAATGGTAAGTGGAAAGGGTACAGCACGGATGGTGCAGGTTATATCCGGTCATTAACAGACCCATTTCCAAATCTTTTAAATAAAAACACATCTGTGTTATTATTAGGAGCTGGTGGAGCAGCTCGTGGTATTTATCGCGCGTTGATTCAAGAGGAAATTGGACGTGTTGACATAGCAAATCGTTCGGTAGTTAAAGCGGAACAATTAATTGCTTCCATGCGATTTCCAGGTGTTGACACACAAGTGTTGACCTTTCAAGAGGCGGAAGAGTACTTGGGTCATTATGACCTGATAATTCAAACAACATCTGTCGGTATGAAGCCACATGTCGATCAGCAGGTACTATCATTAGAGAATTTATCTGCGGATACAGTAGTAAGTGATATTGTGTATCAGCCAATTATGACACAGTTGCTACAAGATGCATCTGATCGTGGAGCTTCTATCCATCATGGACACGCAATGTTATTATATCAAGGACAGTTGGCTTTCGAGAAATGGACAGGACAATCATTGGAGATTCATCATCTTGTAGATGAATTAGAAAAAAAATTAAGAGGTGAAAATAGTTGA
- the yqeH gene encoding ribosome biogenesis GTPase YqeH yields the protein MEKIYCEGCGAEIQTEDKTKSGFVPQSALSNEHIICQRCFRLKHYNEVQEVEYTDDDYLRMIHQVSDTNSLVVKIVDIFDFNGSFISGLQRLTGKNPVILVGNKVDLLPKSTNHNKLIHWMKKTASDFGLTVQDVFLVSAAKGQGFEQMEAEIEARRNGKDVYVVGCTNVGKSTFINQLINRSSGVKDAITTSYFPGTTLGFIQIPLDEKSYMYDTPGVVNRTQLVHYVTDKDLKLITPKKEIKPKVYQLQDKQTLFLGGFARFDFEKGVKQSFVCYVSNLLMIHRTKLDQADTFYEKHVGDLLQPPSPETMEMLPPLVKQTMKIPYDKTDIVIPGLGWITVPEGGVTVSIHVPKGVHISLRSALI from the coding sequence ATGGAGAAGATATATTGTGAAGGCTGCGGAGCGGAAATACAAACAGAAGACAAAACGAAGTCAGGCTTTGTTCCTCAAAGTGCACTATCAAATGAACATATTATTTGTCAGCGTTGTTTTCGCCTAAAGCACTATAATGAGGTACAGGAAGTAGAATATACAGATGATGATTATTTACGCATGATCCATCAAGTCAGTGACACAAACAGTTTGGTTGTGAAAATTGTTGATATATTTGATTTTAATGGCAGTTTTATCTCTGGCTTGCAACGCTTGACTGGGAAAAATCCGGTAATACTTGTCGGAAACAAAGTAGATTTATTACCAAAATCCACGAATCATAACAAATTGATCCATTGGATGAAAAAAACAGCCAGTGATTTCGGGTTAACTGTACAGGATGTTTTTCTCGTTTCAGCAGCGAAAGGGCAAGGGTTTGAACAAATGGAGGCAGAAATCGAAGCAAGGCGTAATGGCAAGGATGTGTACGTCGTTGGCTGTACGAATGTTGGAAAATCGACATTTATTAATCAGCTTATTAATCGTTCAAGTGGGGTAAAAGATGCGATAACTACATCGTACTTCCCTGGAACGACACTTGGTTTTATTCAGATTCCATTGGATGAGAAGTCATACATGTACGATACACCAGGTGTTGTTAATCGTACACAACTTGTACATTATGTAACAGATAAAGACCTGAAACTTATTACGCCAAAAAAAGAAATCAAACCGAAAGTATATCAGTTGCAAGACAAACAAACCTTGTTTTTAGGTGGATTTGCTCGTTTCGATTTTGAAAAAGGAGTGAAACAATCCTTTGTTTGTTATGTTTCAAACCTTTTGATGATACACCGTACAAAATTGGATCAGGCGGATACATTCTATGAAAAGCATGTTGGTGATTTATTACAGCCACCTAGCCCCGAGACAATGGAAATGCTTCCACCATTAGTGAAACAAACAATGAAGATTCCGTATGATAAAACGGATATTGTCATTCCAGGTCTTGGCTGGATAACTGTACCTGAAGGAGGAGTTACGGTTTCCATTCATGTACCTAAGGGGGTCCATATCTCGTTGCGTTCCGCTTTAATATAA
- a CDS encoding YqeG family HAD IIIA-type phosphatase, translating into MLTKFLPNEHVKRVLDITPAKLREMGIKGVITDLDNTLVAWDVKDATEEVIDWFKEMKENEIKVTIISNNDKERVSVFSEPLEAPFVYSARKPLVRAFNRTAKQMDLKKEEIVVIGDQLLTDVLGGNFAGFHTILVVPIVETDGKITRFNRMIERRILNWMHKKGMISWEDK; encoded by the coding sequence TTGCTGACTAAATTTTTACCAAATGAGCATGTGAAGCGTGTTTTAGATATAACACCGGCTAAGCTCCGTGAAATGGGTATTAAAGGAGTAATTACCGATCTTGATAACACTCTAGTTGCCTGGGACGTGAAAGATGCAACAGAAGAGGTTATAGATTGGTTTAAAGAAATGAAAGAAAATGAAATAAAAGTAACCATCATTTCAAACAATGATAAAGAGCGAGTAAGTGTCTTTTCAGAGCCACTGGAAGCACCTTTCGTATATAGTGCAAGGAAGCCATTAGTGCGTGCATTTAACCGGACAGCGAAACAAATGGACTTAAAAAAAGAAGAGATCGTAGTTATTGGTGACCAGTTACTGACAGATGTACTTGGCGGGAACTTTGCCGGCTTTCACACAATTCTAGTTGTACCCATTGTAGAAACAGATGGTAAGATAACAAGATTTAATCGGATGATCGAAAGACGTATACTAAATTGGATGCACAAAAAAGGTATGATTAGCTGGGAGGATAAATAA
- a CDS encoding sporulation histidine kinase inhibitor Sda, giving the protein MENLSDELLIESYKKATELQLSYEFIQLMEEEMIRRSLMDFLEYTN; this is encoded by the coding sequence TTGGAAAACTTATCCGATGAATTACTAATTGAATCCTACAAAAAAGCTACCGAGCTTCAACTCAGCTATGAATTCATACAACTAATGGAAGAAGAGATGATCCGTCGCTCATTAATGGATTTTCTGGAGTACACTAATTAA
- a CDS encoding Na+/H+ antiporter subunit A, whose protein sequence is MLFAVFLPVLLAIFIPYLSKWKEKIHTGYFVLLAPLAVFLYFIPHIGNDFTPVTQSFNWIPSMDIGFEFYLDGLSLLFVLLISGIGTLVTLYSIFYLHTSERLDQFYVYLLIFMTAMFGVVLSDNVFVLYAFWELTSISSFLLIGYWNYKERSRYGALKSMLITIFGGLSMFGGFILLTTITGTNSIQEMIQQTDTILSSPYFGLILALILLGAFTKSAQFPFHIWLPDAMEAPTPVSAYLHSATMVKAGIFLVARFSPIFSESDWFFVLVSGFGIITLVWGSFMAVRQTDLKGILAFSTISQLGMIMAMLGFGTKLAIYAAVFHILNHATFKGSLFMIAGIVDHESGTRDIRKLGGLATLMPISATLAFFGTFSMAGVPLPFLNGFYSKELFFDASLELHESSIAFANILAQAIPYLAVFGSIFTFVYSMYLVFGTFMGKKKLDQLPAKPHEAPVGMLISPMILIVGVILIGLFPNFVNSTFLAHTAEAIYGAPVDKHVQFWHGWDSPPLYMSLVVVGIGTVLALTIKYWKNIYQYFPGKLSLNKAYDFLVDQSEKTSARITNSYMNGSLNRYMSLILIAIVSCTFAILWITDGFAWDTSNLADITVHEILIAVAMAVAAIFTIFTKNKVASILILGVVGYGLSLLFILYSAPDLALTQLVVETITVALFLLCFYHLPDLRERTEGKAKKLRNLIISVGFGAMMTIVAISAHSTKLFEKISDYFLETAHDIGGGDNVVNVILVDMRGVDTLFEIVVLGIAALAIYGLIKLRNKKGAK, encoded by the coding sequence ATGTTGTTCGCAGTTTTTTTGCCGGTATTACTGGCAATTTTTATCCCATATTTAAGTAAATGGAAGGAGAAGATACATACAGGCTATTTTGTATTGCTTGCGCCACTGGCTGTATTTCTTTACTTCATTCCACACATAGGTAATGATTTTACACCCGTTACCCAATCTTTTAACTGGATTCCATCCATGGATATTGGATTTGAATTTTATCTGGATGGTCTAAGTTTATTGTTTGTCTTATTAATAAGTGGTATTGGAACACTGGTCACGCTTTATTCGATCTTTTACCTGCATACCTCTGAAAGATTGGACCAATTTTACGTCTATCTCCTGATTTTTATGACCGCCATGTTTGGTGTCGTTTTATCCGATAACGTATTTGTTCTCTATGCATTTTGGGAGCTTACCTCGATTTCATCATTCCTGCTGATTGGATATTGGAATTATAAAGAACGTTCCCGTTATGGTGCATTAAAATCTATGTTGATCACTATTTTTGGTGGTCTGAGTATGTTCGGTGGTTTTATCTTACTTACCACTATTACAGGTACGAACAGTATACAAGAAATGATCCAACAAACAGACACGATTCTTTCGAGTCCATATTTCGGATTAATTTTAGCGCTAATATTATTAGGAGCATTTACTAAATCCGCTCAATTCCCTTTCCACATCTGGCTGCCAGATGCAATGGAAGCTCCTACGCCGGTGAGTGCTTACTTACACTCTGCCACAATGGTAAAAGCCGGGATTTTTCTAGTAGCCCGCTTCTCACCAATTTTCTCAGAAAGCGACTGGTTCTTCGTATTGGTAAGCGGATTTGGAATTATTACTTTAGTATGGGGTTCATTTATGGCAGTTCGCCAGACGGACCTAAAAGGTATTCTCGCCTTTTCTACCATCAGCCAGTTAGGTATGATTATGGCGATGCTCGGCTTTGGTACAAAACTTGCGATTTACGCAGCAGTCTTTCACATATTAAACCATGCTACATTTAAAGGCAGTTTATTTATGATCGCAGGTATCGTTGATCACGAGTCGGGTACACGTGATATTCGCAAATTAGGTGGCCTGGCAACCTTGATGCCTATCTCAGCAACATTAGCCTTTTTCGGTACGTTTTCTATGGCAGGTGTACCACTACCTTTCTTAAACGGGTTCTACAGTAAGGAATTGTTTTTTGATGCTTCCTTAGAATTACACGAATCCTCTATTGCATTTGCCAATATTTTAGCACAGGCTATCCCGTATTTAGCTGTTTTTGGAAGTATTTTCACATTTGTCTATTCCATGTATTTAGTGTTTGGAACCTTTATGGGCAAAAAGAAACTAGATCAGTTGCCTGCGAAGCCGCATGAAGCACCTGTTGGGATGTTAATTTCACCGATGATACTTATAGTAGGTGTTATCCTTATCGGTTTATTCCCGAATTTTGTGAACAGTACTTTCTTAGCCCATACAGCGGAAGCAATCTACGGTGCACCTGTCGATAAGCATGTTCAGTTTTGGCATGGATGGGACAGCCCGCCACTGTATATGTCATTGGTGGTTGTCGGGATTGGTACAGTACTAGCGTTGACGATAAAATACTGGAAAAATATTTATCAATACTTCCCAGGAAAGCTCAGCTTAAATAAAGCATACGATTTTCTTGTAGATCAATCTGAAAAAACATCCGCAAGAATTACGAACAGTTATATGAATGGTTCATTAAACCGTTATATGTCGCTGATCTTAATCGCAATTGTCAGTTGTACGTTTGCCATACTTTGGATTACAGATGGATTTGCCTGGGATACCAGTAACCTGGCCGACATTACAGTGCATGAGATTCTGATTGCTGTTGCAATGGCTGTTGCTGCTATCTTTACGATCTTCACCAAAAATAAGGTTGCTTCTATTTTAATCCTAGGTGTGGTCGGTTACGGCTTATCATTATTATTTATTCTGTATAGTGCACCAGATTTAGCCTTAACCCAACTCGTTGTTGAGACGATCACAGTAGCCTTATTTTTACTATGCTTCTATCATTTACCGGACCTTCGTGAAAGAACAGAAGGTAAAGCGAAAAAACTTAGGAACCTCATTATTTCTGTTGGTTTCGGTGCAATGATGACGATTGTTGCCATATCGGCACATAGTACAAAATTATTCGAAAAGATTTCTGATTACTTCCTCGAAACAGCTCATGATATCGGAGGCGGCGATAACGTCGTAAACGTCATTTTAGTCGATATGCGTGGAGTTGATACTTTATTTGAGATTGTCGTATTAGGAATAGCTGCTTTAGCCATTTATGGCCTTATCAAGCTTCGCAACAAAAAGGGGGCAAAATAA
- a CDS encoding Na(+)/H(+) antiporter subunit C has translation MEIVMSILAGILFTTGIYNMLQKQMLRIIIGTALVSHGAHLFILTMGELKRGKPPVLSDEIANYSDPLPQALILTSIVISFGVTSLLLVLAYRASKENGTDNMEKLRGNEND, from the coding sequence ATGGAAATCGTCATGTCGATTCTAGCAGGAATTTTGTTTACAACTGGTATCTATAATATGTTACAAAAGCAGATGCTGAGAATTATTATTGGTACTGCTTTGGTTTCCCACGGAGCTCACCTGTTTATTTTAACAATGGGGGAACTGAAACGTGGGAAACCACCAGTTCTTAGTGATGAAATCGCAAATTATAGCGATCCGCTTCCACAAGCATTAATCCTTACATCGATTGTAATTAGCTTTGGTGTCACAAGTCTATTACTTGTACTGGCTTATCGTGCCTCCAAGGAGAATGGAACAGATAATATGGAGAAATTAAGGGGAAACGAAAATGATTAG
- a CDS encoding Na+/H+ antiporter subunit D: MISNLAVLPIVIPLIAGVIAILIHRKLTIVRRFAQILTVVNTIVVAYVLFYVSQNGAVVLEAGDWMAPFGIVLVADLLSVVLVFTTNIIALACVFYAPKSLSDQQEEFYFYTFYFLLISGVSGAFITGDLFNLFVFFEVLLMASYGLIVLGGEKVQLRESIKYVLINLFSSMLFVTTIAFLYSVVGTVNMAQIAQRVGEVEQTGVLTAIGILLFFVFGTKAALFPLYYWLPKPYIAPNPVVSALFGALLTKVGIYSLLRVFSIIFVHKSDITHELFIWIAALTLIFGAIGAMSTNNIKLIVAYNIIPAVGFMLLGIGVYNSTGYAGTVYYLVSDMIIKAVLFLLVGAIAYLTGTSDLRKIRGLIHYYPFLGWLFFIAALVLAGIPPFSGFIGKLLLLQGAIESDQIIVALIGLAASLLILLSVMRIFIRGFWGEKDESIIPDKKAARSFALPVVFLLFFSILLGVGAEWFYPSIASIGDYLMNPETYIQSVLKE; encoded by the coding sequence ATGATTAGTAACTTAGCTGTATTACCAATAGTCATACCGCTGATCGCAGGTGTCATAGCCATACTCATTCACCGTAAACTGACCATCGTCAGACGTTTTGCTCAGATATTGACAGTCGTTAATACGATTGTAGTCGCTTATGTATTATTTTATGTCAGTCAGAATGGTGCTGTCGTTTTAGAGGCAGGTGATTGGATGGCGCCATTCGGCATCGTCCTTGTTGCCGATCTCTTATCAGTGGTATTAGTGTTTACCACCAATATCATCGCTCTTGCTTGTGTGTTTTATGCACCGAAGTCATTAAGTGATCAACAAGAAGAATTTTACTTTTACACGTTCTACTTTCTGCTGATATCAGGGGTGTCCGGAGCGTTTATAACAGGTGATTTATTCAACCTGTTCGTGTTCTTTGAAGTACTTCTGATGGCATCTTATGGACTGATTGTATTAGGTGGCGAAAAGGTCCAATTGCGAGAATCAATAAAGTATGTATTGATCAACCTCTTTTCATCAATGCTTTTTGTCACAACAATCGCGTTTTTATATTCCGTCGTTGGTACGGTAAATATGGCGCAAATTGCGCAACGTGTCGGCGAAGTAGAACAAACAGGCGTACTAACTGCAATCGGAATCTTGCTGTTTTTCGTATTTGGTACGAAAGCTGCCCTATTCCCGTTATATTATTGGCTTCCAAAGCCTTATATAGCGCCTAACCCAGTTGTTTCTGCTTTGTTTGGTGCCCTTCTGACAAAGGTTGGTATTTATTCATTGCTACGTGTGTTTTCAATCATTTTTGTTCACAAAAGTGACATTACGCATGAATTGTTTATCTGGATAGCTGCCCTCACCCTAATATTTGGTGCAATCGGCGCAATGTCAACAAACAATATAAAATTAATTGTAGCTTATAATATTATTCCGGCAGTGGGCTTTATGCTTCTAGGAATTGGTGTCTATAACAGTACAGGTTACGCAGGTACCGTTTACTATCTAGTTAGTGACATGATTATTAAAGCTGTTCTGTTTCTGCTTGTAGGTGCAATCGCCTATTTAACTGGAACAAGTGATTTGCGAAAGATACGTGGTTTAATACACTATTATCCATTCCTCGGCTGGCTATTCTTTATCGCAGCTCTGGTTTTAGCTGGTATTCCACCGTTTAGCGGATTCATTGGCAAATTATTATTACTGCAAGGTGCGATAGAATCTGACCAAATCATTGTCGCCTTAATCGGGCTGGCAGCCAGTTTATTAATCTTATTATCTGTGATGCGAATATTCATCCGTGGTTTCTGGGGGGAAAAAGACGAATCCATTATCCCTGACAAAAAAGCTGCAAGAAGCTTTGCATTACCTGTAGTCTTTCTTCTGTTTTTCTCGATTTTGCTTGGTGTCGGTGCAGAATGGTTCTACCCGAGCATAGCGTCAATCGGGGATTATCTAATGAACCCGGAAACCTATATTCAATCTGTATTAAAGGAGTAA
- a CDS encoding Na+/H+ antiporter subunit E — translation MTLQIVLNVIIAIMWMFLTETYTFVSFLSGYIMGILLLFLLRRFIPDTFYFKRVWKIIKLVFLFIKELLIANWDILKWVYKPKKDYKPGIFALPTELKSNWEITILTSLISLTPGTLSVAVSEGNSVIYIHAMDIDTNETAIEAIKTTFEQAIMEVTR, via the coding sequence ATGACTCTTCAAATTGTATTAAATGTCATTATCGCTATCATGTGGATGTTTTTAACGGAGACCTATACCTTCGTATCCTTTCTTTCAGGTTATATCATGGGGATACTGCTATTGTTCCTGTTAAGACGTTTTATTCCTGATACGTTTTATTTTAAGCGTGTATGGAAAATAATAAAACTTGTCTTTCTCTTTATCAAAGAGTTACTGATTGCGAATTGGGATATTTTAAAATGGGTGTACAAACCTAAAAAAGATTATAAACCTGGCATTTTTGCCTTACCTACTGAATTAAAAAGCAACTGGGAGATTACGATACTAACCTCTTTAATATCGTTAACACCGGGTACGTTGTCGGTTGCTGTATCCGAAGGTAACAGTGTGATCTATATCCACGCAATGGATATTGACACGAACGAAACAGCAATTGAAGCGATTAAAACAACATTTGAACAGGCGATTATGGAGGTGACGAGATGA
- a CDS encoding Na(+)/H(+) antiporter subunit F1 yields MNELINTIAIVCMIVVTISIALLLFRVIKGPTNPDRAVALDAIGVNLMGMAGLSAILLVTTRLNDVILLIGILLFVGTVGLAKYLEKGVIIDRDDD; encoded by the coding sequence ATGAATGAACTGATTAATACGATTGCAATTGTATGTATGATTGTCGTTACTATTTCCATTGCACTCTTATTATTTCGAGTCATAAAAGGCCCGACTAATCCTGATCGTGCTGTAGCGCTTGATGCGATTGGTGTGAACTTAATGGGGATGGCTGGTCTAAGTGCTATTCTGCTCGTCACTACTCGTCTGAATGATGTTATCTTATTAATCGGGATTCTGCTATTTGTTGGAACCGTTGGTTTAGCAAAATATTTAGAAAAGGGTGTTATCATTGACAGGGACGACGACTGA
- the mnhG gene encoding monovalent cation/H(+) antiporter subunit G, translating into MTGTTTEFIMNILVIVFLITGTFFVISASIGVIRFPDVYTRLHASTKAATLGISGIMIGAFIFLYVEHQIVSGKLILGIIFILLTAPVSAHMIGRAAHSIGIKPWSQDGNTKDEYADTLKEK; encoded by the coding sequence TTGACAGGGACGACGACTGAATTCATTATGAATATTTTGGTGATCGTATTTTTAATTACTGGTACCTTCTTCGTCATCTCGGCGTCTATTGGTGTGATTCGCTTTCCTGATGTATACACAAGATTGCACGCTTCGACCAAAGCGGCAACACTTGGTATCTCAGGAATCATGATCGGTGCTTTTATCTTCTTATATGTAGAGCATCAGATTGTCAGTGGTAAGCTGATCTTAGGAATTATTTTCATTCTGCTAACCGCTCCCGTATCCGCCCATATGATCGGCCGCGCCGCCCACTCCATTGGCATAAAACCTTGGAGCCAGGACGGTAATACGAAAGACGAATACGCAGACACACTAAAAGAAAAATGA